The following proteins are co-located in the Diaphorobacter sp. HDW4B genome:
- a CDS encoding BMP family protein, whose protein sequence is MGSSSVFAAEKLKVAAIYTVPFEQQWVSRIHLALKAAEARGEIEYKATENVANPDYERVMREYANGGAQLIFGEVFGVEAAARKVAKDFPKIAFVAGSSGKPTGNNFAVFDNYIQEPSYLSGMIAGGMTKSGKIGLVGGFPIPEVNRLMNAFMDGARAVNPKVTFSITFINSWFDPPKAKEAAFAMVDKGADILYAERFGVSDAAKERKVLAIGNVINTQEQYPDTVVASALWNMQPTVDEAIKQVKAGAFKAADFGPYSMMKHNGSSLAPLGTFEAKVPADLKKKVADKQAEILAGKFTVKVNDAQPKP, encoded by the coding sequence ATGGGTTCCAGCAGCGTTTTCGCCGCTGAAAAGCTCAAGGTCGCGGCCATCTACACGGTGCCGTTCGAGCAGCAATGGGTCAGCCGCATTCATCTGGCACTCAAGGCCGCCGAAGCGCGCGGCGAGATCGAATACAAGGCCACCGAAAACGTCGCCAACCCCGACTACGAACGCGTGATGCGCGAGTACGCCAATGGCGGCGCGCAGCTCATCTTCGGTGAAGTGTTCGGCGTCGAAGCCGCAGCACGCAAGGTCGCCAAGGACTTCCCGAAGATTGCTTTCGTGGCGGGTTCGTCCGGCAAGCCGACCGGCAACAACTTTGCCGTGTTCGACAACTACATCCAGGAGCCCAGCTACCTGTCCGGCATGATCGCTGGCGGCATGACCAAGTCGGGCAAGATCGGCCTGGTCGGTGGTTTCCCGATTCCTGAAGTGAACCGCCTGATGAACGCCTTCATGGACGGCGCACGCGCGGTGAACCCCAAGGTCACTTTCAGCATCACCTTCATCAACAGCTGGTTCGATCCACCGAAGGCCAAGGAAGCCGCCTTCGCGATGGTGGACAAGGGCGCGGACATTCTCTACGCCGAGCGTTTCGGCGTGAGCGATGCGGCCAAGGAGCGCAAGGTGCTGGCCATCGGCAACGTGATCAACACGCAGGAACAATATCCTGACACCGTGGTTGCATCGGCTCTGTGGAACATGCAGCCGACCGTCGATGAAGCCATCAAGCAAGTCAAGGCCGGTGCGTTCAAGGCTGCCGACTTCGGCCCTTACTCGATGATGAAGCACAACGGCTCGTCGCTCGCGCCGCTGGGCACGTTCGAGGCCAAGGTGCCCGCCGATCTGAAGAAGAAGGTGGCTGACAAGCAAGCCGAAATTCTGGCGGGCAAGTTCACCGTGAAGGTCAACGACGCACAACCCAAGCCCTGA
- a CDS encoding M81 family metallopeptidase — translation MSSPKKRFLIARLNHETNTFSPVPTPIEAFAPTYGADAYRANKGMRTAMAAFIELAEAEGAELVTPVSAMSNPSGPVHAAAYDELTRRIVEAVPGCDAILLDLHGAMVAENNNDGEGDLLERVRKAAPGVPIGVALDLHGNITEKIVRNADVIVGFKTYPHIDMYETGEHAGRLLLEMWRGEAQYEVIWKPTRLMSHTLRSTTLNGPMKDACEQAKVMEQQQGFPAMSVFGGFSLADIPAPCVSVVATVKKGTAGTQQAVIDAFADRAVWQRRAEFVYDSEPLEASLQRAQALAEKADGKPVLLLDHGDNCMSGGTCDTMEVLQTALSLGMKGIAVGPLCDPQAVAQMFAAGEDAEIDIDLGNKLSLEHLGMHKKPMRVRGVVRKLSDGKYIVSGPIYNGMECQMGRTALFDMGDAQIVVTEQTHEPWDLGVFHCVGIAPTKARYLLLKSRMYCRPVFVPLSAGLVECDSPGVTTSDYSRFVFSNVVRPVYPLDLGI, via the coding sequence ATGAGTTCCCCGAAAAAGAGATTCCTGATCGCGCGTCTGAACCACGAGACCAATACGTTCTCGCCGGTTCCCACGCCCATCGAAGCCTTTGCGCCGACCTATGGTGCCGACGCGTATCGCGCCAACAAGGGCATGCGCACGGCGATGGCCGCGTTCATTGAACTGGCCGAGGCCGAAGGCGCGGAGCTGGTCACGCCGGTCTCCGCGATGTCCAATCCGAGTGGCCCGGTGCATGCGGCCGCGTATGACGAACTCACGCGCCGCATCGTCGAGGCCGTGCCCGGTTGCGATGCGATCCTGCTCGATCTGCATGGCGCGATGGTGGCCGAGAACAACAACGACGGTGAAGGCGATCTGCTGGAGCGCGTGCGCAAGGCCGCACCCGGTGTGCCGATTGGCGTGGCGCTCGACTTGCACGGCAACATCACCGAAAAGATCGTGCGCAATGCGGATGTGATCGTCGGCTTCAAGACCTACCCGCACATCGACATGTATGAAACGGGCGAACACGCGGGTCGTCTGCTGCTGGAGATGTGGCGCGGCGAGGCGCAGTACGAAGTGATCTGGAAGCCCACGCGCCTGATGAGCCACACGCTGCGCAGCACCACGCTGAACGGCCCCATGAAGGACGCTTGCGAGCAGGCCAAGGTGATGGAACAGCAGCAAGGCTTTCCGGCGATGTCGGTGTTCGGTGGGTTCTCGCTGGCCGACATTCCTGCACCTTGCGTGAGCGTGGTCGCCACCGTCAAGAAGGGCACGGCGGGCACGCAGCAAGCGGTGATCGATGCGTTTGCCGACCGGGCCGTGTGGCAGCGCCGCGCCGAATTCGTCTACGACAGCGAGCCGCTGGAAGCATCGCTCCAGCGCGCGCAGGCGTTGGCCGAGAAGGCCGATGGCAAGCCCGTGCTGTTGCTCGATCATGGGGACAACTGCATGTCGGGCGGCACCTGCGACACCATGGAAGTGCTGCAGACCGCACTGTCTTTGGGCATGAAAGGCATCGCCGTGGGGCCGCTGTGCGACCCGCAGGCGGTGGCGCAGATGTTCGCTGCAGGTGAGGATGCAGAGATCGACATCGACTTGGGCAACAAGCTCTCGCTGGAACATCTGGGCATGCACAAGAAGCCCATGCGTGTGCGCGGTGTGGTGCGCAAACTCAGTGATGGCAAGTACATCGTGAGCGGCCCCATCTACAACGGCATGGAGTGCCAGATGGGCCGCACGGCGCTGTTCGACATGGGCGATGCGCAGATCGTGGTGACGGAGCAGACGCACGAGCCATGGGACCTTGGCGTGTTCCATTGCGTGGGCATCGCCCCGACCAAGGCACGCTACTTGCTTTTGAAATCACGCATGTATTGCAGACCCGTTTTTGTGCCCTTGTCCGCAGGTCTGGTCGAATGCGACAGTCCCGGTGTGACCACGTCGGACTACTCGCGTTTTGTTTTCAGCAATGTGGTGCGACCGGTGTATCCGCTTGATCTTGGTATATAG